In the genome of Bordetella avium, the window TGCTGCGGTTGCTGATGCCGCTGGCGCTCGTAATGAGCGTGACCGGCTGCGCTCCCGCGCAAACGCGCTGGCTCGTGCCGCAGCAGATCGAGATCCCGCCGCTGCCAACGGAAGCCCGCCAGGGGCCGCTGGCGCCGATCTGCTCGCCTACATGCTCGGCCGGGTTAGCGATCGAGCTACGGAGCTTGCAGCAATTGCAGACCGTGCCCGAGTAGCGGGGTTAACGTGTGAGCGGATCTACGACGCTATGCGCCGGTAGAGTCTCGCTCGTTATACGGCGCTAGGTGCTCAATAAGGGCGGCACAGGCCAGCCAGTAGGTGCGTGATGTGCAAATGGACGTGGCCCGCAAGGATGATGATGCTATCGCTGCTGAGCTTAAGTCTCGCTGGGTGCGCGGCCCCGGCGGCAAGGGTGGGGGTTGAGTATTGCGACCACGCGCGGCCGATCTATTTTGATTCTGCCGCGCAGGTTGACGCCACGCCGGCGCCGGTGAGGCGCCAGGTGCTTGAGGGCAATGAGACTTGGCGCCTGCTGTGCCGAGGAAAATAAACGCTACGAATTGGCAGGGAGGGTGTCGGCTGCTGCGCGGAGTACCGGGCGGAAGATCGCCACAGGCGTCACCGCATAAGCAGTTGGACTTCTACCGGCGAGTTTTCGCACCAAATTTAGGACGCCATGCATGCTTTCTGCCATGTCTGACGTATTTATCATGGGCCCGCCCTCCGCAAAGGGGTTTTCCCAGTCAGGCTTTGAATCCAAAACAGCGAGCATGATCCACTCTCCCGCTATTGCAGCGCCGTGGGCTAACGCCAACGTGGAGGTATTGATGATGGTGTGCTCGGCTCGGAGGCTTGCCCATACGGCTGCCTCGGTGCGATCTCTCATGTACAACTGCGCATCCGGAGGCATGGCCGCGATAGCCTCTCCGAAATGAGCCATCAGTTCTTTGAGCTTGGACAGTTCCTGCTTATTGGCGTGAGTTACTTTTTGCTCAGCAATCATGATTTTGATTGCTGGGCTCCACATCTTTTGCAGTGTCTGCACATCGGTAAGTTCCATGCGGCCAGCGACCATCACTAAATCGCCAATCCTGGCTGACAGGATGTTCTTCGTGACATGGCCGATTTCATCTAGGCGGTCGATAAGTAGAATGGGCAGGCTCCATTCTGCGTCGTAAACTCGCTCTTGCCCTTCGGTAACGGTTCCGTTGTGTTTCAAGCCGCCTTGCATCACGGCTTTGATGCCCACAGTGCCTTCTGCGGTGTCGGAAGTGGAAGACGAGTGCTTAAAAGTCTTTAAGACGCCTTCATCAAAAAGCTGAGCCAACCATGAGTGGACACGCGGCGTGTCCACGTACAGAAAGTCATAGAGAAAATCTATGCTTGGTGAGTCTTGATCCACGTTTGATGTCCTTTTGTATCTCTTGTTTTTTGGACTCAAGCGCTCGCTGTTTGGCAATCAGGTCTTCGCCTATGGCACGTATCGTCGCGCGCGCGTCGTCCACCGCTGGCTTGCTGGCGGTGAGCTTGGCGAGGAGGTGATCAAGACGAATGTCCATAGCCCATTCTAGCAAATCAAGTCAAGAGCGCAAGAGAACGTCTGCGCAGTTTAACGTACGCCGATAGGAGCGGGCTCGGGCGCGGTGGGCATGAAAACGCCGTAACGCGTGATGGGGGGGCTGGGGCGAGCACTCGGCAGCAAGTATGGGGCTGGGCACCGCGACCACGCCAAACCGATTTGGTTTGCTTCGGCTACGCGGTCGATCTGACGCCGTGGCCGATTCGGCGTCAGACTTTCGAGGGCAATGAGACGTGGGCGCGCCTCTGTACGGCGTAGCGGGGCTGACGTGCGAGCGGATCTATGATGGCCTGAGCAAGTAGGCGCGAGCCCAGCCCAAATAACAAAGCCCCGCGCAAGGCAGGGCTCTGGCCTCCGATACGACTATTGACACTATCTTGCATGGATAGTCGGGGGGGGTATGTCAGAAAATCCCCACACAGCAAAGAGAAAGAAAAAGGCCCGCATCGCTGCGGGCCTTGCTGTATTTGGAGGCGCAAGCCGGAATCGAACCGACGTACACGGATTTGCAATCCGCTGCATAACCACTCTGCCATTGCGCCGGCAGGCAAATGTGTGAAGTGCGCTACTGCGGGTGTTTTGACTGCGGGTGTTTTCACCCCACGCATTTTTACCCCACGCGTTTTCACTTCAAGTATTTGCATTCCCGTGCCAGAAAATCATGATCCGGGAAAGAACGTGATTATGAAATGCGCCGAGCGTCTTGTCAAATTATTACTACAAGTGTTTGTCGCCATGCCGCCGGCAGAGCCTGCGCACTCTGGCGCCGTCGGAGGGTTTGTCATGTTTGACCGGCTGCTACATGGGGCCGCATCGTCAGGCTGCGGTGCCAGCACGGTCCGGAGTCATGTAATATTCAGTATACAAACTAATTTCTCTGTGACCCGAATTGAAGCCTATGGCAGACGCGAAGACAAAAGCGGCCAAGAAACGGCGTGCGACCACACCGACGGGTGACGACACCGTATTTGATCCCACCAAACAGGTGCTGTGGTCTCGGCCAGGCTATCTGGTGCGGCGTCTCAACCAAATCCATTATGCGCTCTTCTATGAGGAGTGCAAAACGCAGAACATCACCCCGGTCCAGTATGGCGTGTTGACGGCCCTGTCACTCAGCCCCTGGCTGGATCAAACCGCTGTCGGCATGGAATTGGGGCTGGACCGCACGACAACGGCCGACGTGATCAAACGTCTGCAGGAACGTGGGCTGGTCAACCGGCGTGTCAATCCCAATGACAGACGTTCGCGTCAGGCCGTGATCACGCAGGAGGGTTTGCGGATCATGGGTCTGTTGCAGACGGGGATGGCGCGCGCGCAACAGCGTTTGGTCTCTCCCTTGTCGCCTCGCAATCAAGAAATCTTCATGAAGTTGCTGTCCACGCTGGTGGAGGCAAACAATCAATACAGCCGCGCAATCGTCAAAGGCATGTAAGTCGTACGGAATGGTCGCGCCAGGCGTGGCCGCCAGACATCTTCGGCACCGTTGCTGGCCTAGTAAAGGTTAGCCCTAGGGTGCCGATATTTTTCTTTCAATTATCAGTATACGGAATATAAAATCAGTATGCTGAGTTTTCCAATGCTGGGTAGCTTGTGCCTACCCGCGTGCAGACGGGGTGGGGAGCCTATGGTTAGCCAGGCTGTATCCATATTCTCAGTGTACTGATTAAAGCGTGTGGCCTTGAAGCCGCGCCGTCACACGATTCATTATCCAGGGAGCAGGCATATGACAAAAGTGCGAAAGATCGCCATCGAGGAGCATTTCACCGCAGTCGGTTTCGGCGATTATTCGAAGGCCTTCGTGCAGCATCTTGACCCGAAGACGACGGCTGAGCTTGTGGCCCGGTTGAGCGATATCGGTGAGGGGCGTCTGGCAGAGATGGACGCGGCGGGCATTGATTATGTGATCCTGTCGCAAACCGGGCCTGGCGTGCAAGGCGAGCCGGATGCCGCGGTGGCCTTGCGGCGCGCCCGCGAAAACAATGATTTCCTCGCGCAGCAGATAGCCCTGCATCCCGATCGTTTCGGCGGGTTTGCGACCCTGCCCATGCACGACCCCGAAACGGCGGCGGCAGAGCTGACGCGCGCGGTGCGTGACTTGGGTTTCAAAGGGGCTTTGGTCAATGGCCACACCCAGGGCGTTTATTACGACGACCCCATGTACGACCGTTTCTGGGAGCAGATGCAGGAGCTGGATGTGCCCTTGTATCTGCACCCTTTCGATGCCTATGTGTTGCCGCATGCTTTCAAGGGCCATCCCGAATTGGCCGGGGCAACCTGGGGATGGGGCGTCGAGACGGGCACGCATGCCTTGCGCCTTTTGTTTGGCGGCGTGTTCGACCGTTTCCCCAAGGTCAAGGTCATTCTGGGTCATATGGGCGAGGGGCTGCCCTTCCAGCGCTGGCGTTTTGACAGCCGTTTTGCCGCCTATCCCTATGGCGTGACCTTGCAGCGCGCACCCTCGGAATACATAGGTTCCAATATTCTGATCACGACCTCAGGTGTCTGTTCTCATCCGGCCTTGATCGGCGCCATTGCGGAAATGGGCCCCGAAGCCGTGATGTTTTCGGTCGACTATCCCTATGAATCGACGGCGCAGGCGGTTGAGTTCATCGAGTCCGCACCGCTGGACGCTGCGACACGTGATCAGGTCTGCTACGGCAACGCCGCCCGTCTTTTCAAGCTTTAAGGCATCCCTTCCTGGAGGAGCAAATCATGCAAAAAAATTACCGTATCGGTCAGATCGTGCCGAGTTCGAATACGACGATGGAGACGGAGATTCCCGCTATGTTGTTGGCGCGCCAGCAGATCCGCCCGGAACGCTTCACTTTTCATTCGAGCCGGATGCGGATGAAGAAAGTGGTCAAGGAGGAGCTCGCGGCCATGGATGCGGAGTCAGACCGCTGCGCTCTGGAGCTGAGCGATGCCCGCGTGGACGTCTTGGGTTACGCCTGCCTGGTGGCCATTATGGCGATGGGACATGGCTACCATCGCCAGTCTCAGGCGCGTTTGACCGCACACACCGCCAGCAATGGTGGCGAGGCGCCGGTCATTACCAGCGCCGGTGCGCTGGTCGATGCCCTGAAAGTGATGGGCGCTCGCAAGATCGCTGTCGTCGCGCCCTATATGAAGCCCCTGACGGAGTTGGTGGTGAGCTATATCGCCAACGAGGGCTATGAGGTCGTGGATTATCGCGCGCTAGAAATTCCCGACAATCTGGAGGTCGGGCGGCATGATCCGGCGCGTCTGCCCGAGATCGTGCTGGGCATGAACTACCAAGACGCCGATGTGATCGTGCTCTCGGCCTGCGTGCAGATGCCCTCGCTGCCGGCCATCGCCAAGGTCGAAGCGCTGACTGGCAAGCCCGTGCTGACTGCCGCGGTCGCGACGACTTATGCCATGCTTAAGGCGCTGGAATTGGAGCCGGTCGTGCCGGGCGCAGGCGCCTTGCTGTCGGGCGCATACTGAAGGGGCGCTGCGATGAGCACTTATCTGTATGGCGCGCAGGTGCACGCCAATGGTATTCGCCAGCACTATCTGCGTTATGGCGGAGAGCAGCCAGGCCGTGATCCGGTGATCATCGTGCCGGGTATTACCAGTCCGGCCGTGACCTGGGGTTTTGTGGCGGAGCGCCTGGGTCAGGCGTTCGACACCTATGTGCTGGATGTGCGCGGGCGCGGACTGTCGCAGGCCGATGCTTCGCTGGACTACAGCCTTGATGCGCAGGCGGCCGATCTGCTCGCGTTTGCCGACGCGCTGGGCCTGGCGCGCTATAGCGTGCTGGGCCATTCCATGGGCGCGCGTATCGGTATACGCGCTGCGCGCAGCCAGCCCGCCGGCCTGGTGCGCCTGGTGATGGCCGATCCACCCGTTTCCGGGCCGG includes:
- a CDS encoding DUF2514 family protein is translated as MAQGWRKDAVIAAQAAAFAIERDGQAQATVAAIEEAREEGRRRTAAMEDERDKAQRLAAAAVADAAGARNERDRLRSRANALARAAADRDPAAANGSPPGAAGADLLAYMLGRVSDRATELAAIADRARVAGLTCERIYDAMRR
- a CDS encoding DUF6414 family protein, with protein sequence MDQDSPSIDFLYDFLYVDTPRVHSWLAQLFDEGVLKTFKHSSSTSDTAEGTVGIKAVMQGGLKHNGTVTEGQERVYDAEWSLPILLIDRLDEIGHVTKNILSARIGDLVMVAGRMELTDVQTLQKMWSPAIKIMIAEQKVTHANKQELSKLKELMAHFGEAIAAMPPDAQLYMRDRTEAAVWASLRAEHTIINTSTLALAHGAAIAGEWIMLAVLDSKPDWENPFAEGGPMINTSDMAESMHGVLNLVRKLAGRSPTAYAVTPVAIFRPVLRAAADTLPANS
- a CDS encoding MarR family winged helix-turn-helix transcriptional regulator, whose amino-acid sequence is MADAKTKAAKKRRATTPTGDDTVFDPTKQVLWSRPGYLVRRLNQIHYALFYEECKTQNITPVQYGVLTALSLSPWLDQTAVGMELGLDRTTTADVIKRLQERGLVNRRVNPNDRRSRQAVITQEGLRIMGLLQTGMARAQQRLVSPLSPRNQEIFMKLLSTLVEANNQYSRAIVKGM
- a CDS encoding amidohydrolase family protein, which gives rise to MTKVRKIAIEEHFTAVGFGDYSKAFVQHLDPKTTAELVARLSDIGEGRLAEMDAAGIDYVILSQTGPGVQGEPDAAVALRRARENNDFLAQQIALHPDRFGGFATLPMHDPETAAAELTRAVRDLGFKGALVNGHTQGVYYDDPMYDRFWEQMQELDVPLYLHPFDAYVLPHAFKGHPELAGATWGWGVETGTHALRLLFGGVFDRFPKVKVILGHMGEGLPFQRWRFDSRFAAYPYGVTLQRAPSEYIGSNILITTSGVCSHPALIGAIAEMGPEAVMFSVDYPYESTAQAVEFIESAPLDAATRDQVCYGNAARLFKL
- a CDS encoding maleate cis-trans isomerase family protein → MQKNYRIGQIVPSSNTTMETEIPAMLLARQQIRPERFTFHSSRMRMKKVVKEELAAMDAESDRCALELSDARVDVLGYACLVAIMAMGHGYHRQSQARLTAHTASNGGEAPVITSAGALVDALKVMGARKIAVVAPYMKPLTELVVSYIANEGYEVVDYRALEIPDNLEVGRHDPARLPEIVLGMNYQDADVIVLSACVQMPSLPAIAKVEALTGKPVLTAAVATTYAMLKALELEPVVPGAGALLSGAY